One genomic segment of Paenibacillus sp. FSL H8-0332 includes these proteins:
- a CDS encoding AraC family transcriptional regulator: MRAFHENRTYGTAFPFTAFVSRNIDFLAHWHHDLEIVYVLEGSIRMGINSETRVLTAGDLAVCSSGDIHYYDSKNSESKLLLVIFNPSLIGFPAGWPLNMRLTSPFVDKTQSDPVEGNPRLPAIMQELLKEHLEKLPHHEQLVTGLLHELCALILRQMPLDIVNPHKDKRRITNMKIMQEVLEYLDVHYMHPITLADAARHANMSLFYFSRFFKSISGMSYVAYLNSIRVNQAERLLLGTDKSILDIALECGFTNIRTFNRVFKQVKQRTPSELR; the protein is encoded by the coding sequence ATGAGAGCTTTTCACGAGAACCGGACGTATGGAACAGCGTTCCCCTTCACTGCCTTTGTGAGCCGCAATATCGATTTCCTGGCCCACTGGCACCATGATCTGGAGATTGTCTATGTACTGGAGGGTTCGATCCGGATGGGGATCAACTCCGAGACACGGGTGCTGACCGCAGGAGATCTGGCCGTATGCAGCAGCGGAGATATTCATTATTATGACAGCAAGAACAGCGAGTCCAAGCTGCTGCTGGTGATTTTCAATCCTTCACTGATCGGGTTTCCTGCGGGCTGGCCGCTGAATATGCGGCTTACCTCCCCTTTTGTGGACAAGACCCAATCTGACCCTGTTGAAGGCAACCCCCGGCTGCCCGCGATTATGCAGGAGCTGCTTAAGGAGCATCTGGAGAAGCTTCCGCATCACGAACAGCTGGTGACCGGCCTCCTGCACGAGCTGTGTGCGCTCATTCTGCGGCAGATGCCGCTGGATATCGTCAATCCGCACAAGGATAAGCGGCGCATTACCAATATGAAGATTATGCAGGAGGTGCTGGAGTACCTGGATGTCCATTACATGCACCCCATCACCCTGGCCGATGCCGCCCGTCACGCCAATATGAGTCTGTTCTACTTCTCCCGCTTCTTCAAAAGCATCTCAGGCATGAGCTACGTAGCGTACCTGAACAGCATCCGCGTCAACCAGGCGGAACGGCTGCTGCTGGGCACCGATAAAAGCATTCTGGATATCGCCCTGGAATGCGGCTTCACCAATATCCGCACCTTCAACCGTGTATTCAAGCAGGTCAAGCAGCGGACACCGAGCGAGCTGCGTTAA